A genomic region of Candidatus Pseudomonas phytovorans contains the following coding sequences:
- a CDS encoding iron-containing redox enzyme family protein produces MIDAFVRIGPLMDPASYPQWAQQLIDDCRESKRRVVEHEFYGRLRDGQLKQSTIRQYLIGGWPVVEQFSLYMAHNLTKTRYGRHQGEDMARRWLMRNIRVELNHADYWVNWCQAHGVHLHEMQAQEVPPELNGLNDWCWRVCATENLAISMAATNYAIEGATGEWSAVVCSTDTYAQGFPEEGRKRAMKWLKMHAQYDDAHPWEALEIICTLAGENPSLGLRTELRRAICKSYDCMYLFLERCMQLEGRQQGRLRPALAAG; encoded by the coding sequence GTGATTGATGCATTCGTTCGTATCGGGCCTTTGATGGACCCCGCCAGCTATCCCCAATGGGCCCAGCAGTTGATTGATGACTGCCGTGAGAGCAAGCGCCGGGTAGTGGAGCATGAGTTCTACGGGCGCCTGCGCGACGGCCAGCTCAAGCAATCGACCATTCGTCAGTACCTTATCGGTGGCTGGCCGGTGGTTGAGCAATTCTCGCTGTACATGGCCCATAACCTGACCAAGACCCGCTATGGCCGCCATCAGGGCGAAGACATGGCGCGGCGCTGGCTGATGCGCAACATCCGTGTCGAGCTCAACCATGCCGACTACTGGGTGAACTGGTGTCAGGCCCATGGTGTGCACCTGCATGAAATGCAGGCCCAGGAAGTGCCGCCCGAGCTGAACGGCCTGAACGACTGGTGCTGGCGGGTGTGCGCCACCGAGAACCTGGCCATTTCCATGGCGGCGACCAACTACGCCATCGAGGGTGCAACCGGGGAGTGGTCGGCGGTGGTGTGCTCGACCGACACCTACGCCCAGGGGTTTCCTGAGGAAGGGCGTAAACGGGCGATGAAGTGGCTGAAAATGCATGCCCAGTATGACGATGCGCACCCGTGGGAGGCGCTGGAGATCATCTGCACCCTGGCCGGCGAGAACCCGAGCCTGGGCTTGCGTACCGAGCTGCGCAGGGCGATTTGCAAGAGTTACGACTGCATGTA
- a CDS encoding EAL domain-containing protein, translated as MKGHRTLEAPKLLGITWPFIAVVVFQVALGSLSLYTLSAVRAYVAGESLWSKAQKDAIYYLTLYAETNDERTYQRYRQAITVPQGDQRVREVLDKPNPDLDAARQAVLQGGNHPDDVAGIIWFYRNFRSISYMQTAIDYWSIGDDYLAKLNVLADEMRQRFNAGSVDAQTVSGWKARIVAINEGVTPAAKAFSDALGEGSRMLLRVLLITNLLTAMFLIAIAWRRSSKLLAQRQAFASALQEEKERAQTTLQAIGDAVITTDVDGCIGYMNPAAELLTHWQSGQAQGLPLSALFSLVDEQAEEDGRSLVEQVLGGSLKGGAEHARLIQRLDGSTVSVNLVGSPIVSDGQLSGIVLVLHDMTQERQYIANLSWQATHDALTGLANRREFEYRLEQALNGLARQAGRHSLMFLDLDQFKLVNDTCGHAAGDELLRHICAVLQSGLREGDTLARLGGDEFGVLLESCPPDQAERIAEQLRQMVQSLHFVWKGRPFVTTVSVGLVHMAQAPGTLETSLRAADMACYMAKEKGRNRVQVYHADDSELSMRFGEMAWIQRLHVALEENRFCLYAQEIAPLKTFEGPGHIEILLRLYDEGGRTILPSSFIPAAERYGLMTALDRWVVRNVFQVIRQCLDEGREGPLSICAINLSGSSIGDDKFLDYLQRLFVEYAIPPRMICFEITETSAIANLGSAIRFINELKGLGCRFSLDDFCAGMSSFAYLKHLPVDYLKIDGSFVKDMLDDPINRAMVEVINHIGHVMGKRTIAEFVETPLIEQALQEIGVDYAQGYLIERPQVFTCDSLQRQRIAARPLLQRAPGTFR; from the coding sequence ATGAAGGGACATCGCACACTCGAAGCGCCGAAGCTGCTGGGTATCACCTGGCCTTTCATCGCCGTCGTGGTATTCCAGGTGGCGCTGGGCAGCCTCAGCCTTTATACGCTCTCGGCCGTGCGCGCCTATGTCGCGGGCGAAAGCCTATGGTCCAAGGCGCAGAAAGATGCCATCTACTACCTCACCCTATACGCCGAAACCAATGACGAACGCACCTACCAGCGTTATCGCCAGGCCATAACCGTTCCCCAGGGCGACCAGCGGGTACGTGAAGTGCTGGACAAGCCCAACCCTGACCTGGACGCCGCCCGTCAGGCCGTGCTGCAGGGTGGCAACCACCCCGACGATGTTGCAGGGATCATCTGGTTCTACCGCAACTTTCGCAGCATCAGTTACATGCAGACGGCCATCGACTACTGGAGCATTGGTGACGACTACCTGGCCAAGCTGAATGTGCTGGCTGATGAAATGCGCCAGCGTTTCAACGCGGGTTCGGTCGATGCGCAAACGGTCAGTGGCTGGAAGGCCCGCATCGTCGCCATCAACGAAGGGGTCACGCCTGCTGCCAAAGCGTTCAGCGATGCCTTGGGTGAAGGCTCGCGCATGCTGCTGCGGGTGCTGCTGATCACCAACCTGCTGACAGCGATGTTCCTCATTGCTATCGCCTGGCGCCGCTCCAGCAAGCTGCTGGCCCAGCGTCAGGCCTTTGCCAGCGCCCTGCAGGAAGAAAAAGAGCGGGCACAGACCACCTTGCAGGCCATTGGCGATGCGGTCATTACCACCGACGTGGATGGCTGCATCGGCTACATGAACCCCGCCGCCGAGCTACTGACCCACTGGCAGTCTGGCCAGGCCCAAGGCCTGCCGCTGTCGGCACTGTTCAGCCTGGTGGACGAACAGGCCGAGGAAGACGGCCGTAGCCTGGTTGAACAGGTGCTTGGCGGCAGCCTCAAGGGTGGTGCCGAGCATGCCCGCCTGATCCAGCGCCTGGACGGCAGCACCGTGTCGGTCAACCTGGTGGGTTCGCCGATCGTCAGTGACGGCCAGCTCAGCGGCATCGTGCTGGTGCTGCATGACATGACCCAGGAGCGGCAGTACATTGCCAACCTGTCCTGGCAGGCCACCCATGACGCCCTGACCGGTCTCGCCAACCGCCGTGAGTTCGAATACCGCCTGGAACAGGCGCTGAACGGCCTGGCGCGCCAGGCCGGGCGGCATTCGCTGATGTTCCTTGACCTTGACCAGTTCAAGCTGGTGAACGACACCTGCGGGCATGCCGCTGGCGACGAATTGCTGCGGCACATCTGCGCCGTGCTGCAATCCGGCCTGCGCGAAGGTGACACGCTGGCCCGGCTGGGTGGCGACGAGTTTGGCGTGTTGTTGGAAAGCTGCCCGCCTGACCAGGCCGAGCGCATTGCCGAGCAACTGCGCCAGATGGTGCAAAGCCTGCACTTTGTGTGGAAGGGGCGGCCGTTTGTCACCACGGTCAGTGTCGGCCTGGTGCACATGGCCCAAGCCCCCGGCACCCTGGAAACTTCGCTGCGCGCCGCCGACATGGCCTGCTACATGGCCAAGGAGAAGGGGCGCAACCGCGTGCAGGTGTACCACGCCGACGACAGCGAACTGTCCATGCGTTTTGGCGAAATGGCCTGGATCCAGCGTTTGCACGTGGCCCTGGAAGAAAACCGCTTCTGCCTGTACGCACAGGAAATAGCCCCGCTGAAAACCTTCGAAGGCCCGGGCCATATCGAAATCCTGCTGCGCCTGTACGACGAAGGCGGCCGCACCATCCTGCCCAGCAGCTTCATCCCGGCGGCCGAGCGCTACGGCCTGATGACTGCGCTGGACCGTTGGGTGGTGCGCAATGTATTCCAGGTAATCCGCCAGTGCCTGGACGAAGGGCGTGAAGGGCCGCTGTCGATCTGCGCCATCAACCTGTCGGGGTCGAGCATTGGCGATGACAAGTTCCTCGATTACCTGCAGCGGTTGTTTGTCGAATACGCCATACCGCCACGGATGATCTGTTTCGAAATCACCGAAACCAGCGCCATCGCCAACCTGGGCAGCGCCATCCGCTTCATCAACGAGTTGAAGGGGCTGGGTTGCCGCTTCTCGCTCGACGACTTCTGCGCCGGCATGTCGTCGTTCGCCTACCTCAAGCATTTGCCCGTGGATTACTTGAAGATCGACGGCAGTTTCGTCAAGGACATGCTCGACGACCCGATCAACCGGGCCATGGTCGAGGTCATCAATCACATCGGCCATGTCATGGGCAAGCGCACCATCGCCGAGTTTGTCGAAACACCCTTGATCGAGCAGGCCCTGCAGGAAATCGGCGTGGATTACGCCCAGGGCTACCTGATCGAACGCCCCCAGGTGTTTACCTGTGACAGTCTGCAGCGCCAACGGATCGCCGCCCGGCCTCTGTTGCAGCGGGCGCCTGGCACGTTTCGCTAG
- a CDS encoding ABC transporter ATP-binding protein, with protein sequence MLDVPGSPDPVPGKPHTAGDRLSWAEIRRLALHHKKNLWSANLIAVLAACCSVPIPLLLPLLVDEVLLGHGDAALKWMNQLLPANWQVAAGYIGLMLALTLCLRVAALAFNVVQAKLFAGLAKDIVYRLRIRLIERLKRISLKEYESLGSGTVTTHLVTDLDTLDKFVGETLSRFLVAMLTLTGTAAILIWMHWQLALLILLFNPLVIYFTVQLGKRVKHLKKLENDSTARFTQALTETLDAIQEIRASNRQGYFLGRLGLRAREVRDYAVDSQWKSDASGRASGLLFQFGIDIFRAAAMLTVLFSDLSIGQMLAVFSYLWFMIGPVEQLLNLQYAYYAAGGALSRLNELLARDDEPQYPAASDPFAGRETVGIEVRDLRFAYADEPVLENLDLSIAPGEKVAIVGASGGGKSTLVQLLLGLYSAQAGTIRFGGASLQEVGLETLRENVAVVLQHPSLFNDTVRANLTMGRDSSDDACWQALRIAQLDATIAALPQGLDSVVGRSGVRLSGGQRQRLAIARMVLAEPKVVILDEATSALDAATEYNLHQALARFLSGRTTLIIAHRLSAVKQADRVLVFDGGHVAEDGDHQQLIAEGGLYAKLYGHLQQS encoded by the coding sequence GTGCTTGATGTGCCTGGGTCACCCGACCCGGTGCCGGGCAAGCCTCACACTGCGGGCGATCGACTGAGCTGGGCGGAAATCCGCCGCCTGGCCCTGCATCACAAGAAAAACCTCTGGTCCGCCAACCTCATCGCCGTGCTGGCGGCCTGCTGCAGCGTGCCTATCCCGTTGCTGTTGCCGCTGCTGGTGGATGAAGTGCTGCTTGGCCATGGCGATGCTGCGCTCAAGTGGATGAACCAGCTGCTGCCCGCCAACTGGCAAGTGGCAGCCGGCTATATCGGGCTGATGCTGGCGCTTACTTTGTGCCTGCGTGTGGCCGCCTTGGCCTTCAACGTGGTGCAGGCCAAGCTGTTCGCCGGTTTGGCCAAGGATATCGTCTACCGCCTGCGCATCCGCCTGATCGAGCGGCTCAAGCGCATATCGCTGAAGGAATACGAAAGCCTGGGCAGTGGCACGGTAACCACCCACCTGGTGACCGACCTGGACACTCTCGACAAGTTCGTTGGCGAAACCCTCAGCCGCTTCCTGGTGGCCATGCTGACCCTGACCGGCACAGCGGCGATCCTGATCTGGATGCATTGGCAACTGGCCTTGCTGATCTTGCTGTTCAACCCGCTGGTGATCTACTTCACCGTGCAGTTGGGCAAACGCGTCAAACACCTGAAAAAGCTTGAGAACGACAGCACCGCGCGTTTCACCCAGGCGCTGACGGAAACCCTCGATGCCATCCAGGAAATCCGTGCCAGCAACCGCCAGGGCTACTTCCTTGGCCGCTTGGGCCTGCGCGCCCGCGAAGTGCGTGACTATGCCGTGGATTCGCAGTGGAAGAGCGATGCCAGTGGCCGTGCCAGTGGCTTGCTGTTCCAGTTCGGCATCGATATCTTCCGCGCCGCTGCCATGCTGACCGTGCTGTTCTCCGACCTGTCGATCGGCCAGATGCTGGCCGTGTTCAGCTACCTGTGGTTCATGATCGGCCCGGTGGAGCAGCTGCTCAACCTGCAATATGCCTACTACGCTGCCGGCGGTGCGCTGAGCCGCCTGAACGAGCTGCTGGCGCGCGATGACGAGCCGCAGTACCCGGCTGCCAGCGACCCGTTCGCCGGCCGCGAGACGGTGGGTATCGAAGTGCGCGACTTGCGCTTTGCCTACGCCGACGAGCCGGTGCTGGAAAACCTTGACCTGTCCATTGCCCCGGGCGAAAAGGTGGCGATTGTCGGCGCCAGTGGCGGTGGCAAGAGCACGCTGGTGCAACTGCTGCTGGGCCTTTACAGCGCCCAGGCCGGGACCATTCGCTTTGGTGGTGCCAGCCTGCAGGAAGTCGGCCTGGAAACCCTGCGCGAAAACGTCGCGGTGGTGTTGCAGCACCCGTCGCTGTTCAACGATACCGTGCGCGCCAACCTGACCATGGGCCGCGACAGCAGCGACGACGCGTGCTGGCAGGCGCTGCGCATCGCCCAGCTGGATGCCACCATCGCAGCCTTGCCGCAGGGCCTGGACAGTGTGGTAGGGCGTTCCGGCGTGCGCTTGTCTGGCGGGCAGCGCCAGCGCCTGGCTATTGCCCGCATGGTGCTGGCCGAGCCGAAGGTGGTGATCCTCGACGAGGCGACCTCCGCCCTGGACGCCGCCACCGAGTACAACCTGCACCAGGCCCTGGCGCGCTTCCTCAGTGGCCGCACCACGCTGATCATCGCCCACCGCCTGTCGGCGGTTAAGCAGGCCGACCGGGTGTTGGTGTTCGACGGTGGGCATGTGGCCGAAGATGGCGACCACCAGCAGCTGATTGCCGAAGGCGGGTTGTACGCCAAGCTGTATGGGCACCTGCAACAAAGCTGA
- a CDS encoding DsbA family protein — MSARLIYVMDPMCSWCWGFAPVAAALIAQAREAGVATRVVPGGLRTGGSALDSSTRKYILEHWEAVAEATGQPFRFDGAMPDGFVYDTEPACRALVTARELDAERVWPLLALIQRSFYEQGVDVTTAPQLVELASQCGFDRAVFAETFARADTRAATAADFSWAQGLGIAGFPTLLAERNGQLALLTNGYQPLERLQPLLGRWLQQAACA, encoded by the coding sequence ATGTCTGCACGCCTGATCTATGTGATGGACCCGATGTGCTCCTGGTGCTGGGGTTTCGCGCCGGTAGCCGCCGCCCTGATCGCCCAGGCGCGTGAGGCGGGCGTTGCCACCCGTGTGGTGCCGGGCGGGCTGCGCACCGGCGGCAGCGCTCTGGACAGCTCTACCCGCAAGTACATCCTCGAACACTGGGAAGCGGTGGCCGAAGCTACCGGCCAGCCGTTTCGTTTTGACGGGGCCATGCCTGACGGCTTCGTCTACGACACCGAACCGGCCTGCCGCGCCCTGGTCACTGCCCGCGAGCTGGACGCCGAGCGCGTCTGGCCGCTGCTGGCGCTGATCCAGCGTTCGTTCTACGAGCAGGGCGTGGACGTGACCACGGCACCCCAGCTGGTCGAGCTGGCTTCACAGTGCGGTTTCGACCGCGCGGTGTTTGCCGAAACCTTCGCACGTGCCGATACCCGCGCCGCCACCGCTGCCGATTTCAGTTGGGCACAGGGCCTGGGTATCGCCGGTTTCCCGACCCTGCTGGCCGAGCGCAATGGCCAACTGGCCCTGCTGACCAACGGCTACCAGCCGCTGGAGCGCCTGCAACCCTTGCTCGGCCGCTGGCTGCAGCAGGCCGCCTGTGCTTGA
- a CDS encoding rhodanese-related sulfurtransferase — MSQPIVVAALYKFVTLQDYVELREPLLKAMLDNDVKGTLLLAHEGINGTVSATREGIDGLLAWLRNDPRLVDVDHKESYCDEQPFYRTKVKLKKEIVTLGVPGVDPNQAVGTYVEPKDWNALISDPEVLLIDTRNDYEVAIGTFKGAMDPKTETFREFPEYIKANFDPSKHKKVAMFCTGGIRCEKASSYMLGEGFEAVYHLKGGVLKYFEEVPQEESLWDGDCFVFDNRVTVRHDLSEGEYDQCHACRHPINAEERASEHYSPGVSCPHCWDTLSEKTRRSAIDRQKQIELAKARNLPHPIGFNYKAEA, encoded by the coding sequence ATGTCCCAACCCATCGTCGTCGCGGCGCTGTACAAGTTCGTCACCCTGCAAGACTACGTCGAGCTGCGCGAGCCGCTGCTCAAGGCCATGCTCGACAATGACGTCAAAGGCACCCTGCTGCTGGCCCACGAAGGCATCAACGGCACCGTGTCGGCCACCCGCGAAGGCATCGACGGCCTGCTGGCCTGGCTGCGCAACGACCCGCGCCTGGTCGATGTCGACCATAAAGAGTCGTACTGTGACGAGCAGCCGTTCTACCGCACCAAGGTCAAGCTGAAAAAAGAGATCGTCACCCTCGGCGTGCCGGGCGTGGACCCGAACCAGGCGGTCGGCACCTATGTCGAGCCCAAGGACTGGAACGCGCTGATCAGCGACCCGGAAGTGCTGCTGATCGACACCCGCAACGACTATGAAGTGGCCATCGGCACTTTCAAGGGCGCGATGGACCCGAAAACCGAAACCTTCCGTGAGTTCCCGGAGTACATCAAGGCCAACTTCGACCCGAGCAAGCACAAGAAAGTGGCCATGTTCTGCACCGGCGGCATTCGTTGTGAAAAAGCCTCCAGCTACATGCTCGGTGAAGGCTTCGAGGCGGTCTATCATCTTAAGGGTGGCGTGCTGAAGTACTTCGAAGAAGTGCCTCAGGAAGAAAGCCTGTGGGACGGCGACTGCTTCGTCTTCGACAACCGCGTCACGGTGCGCCATGACCTGAGCGAAGGCGAGTACGACCAGTGCCACGCCTGCCGCCACCCGATCAATGCAGAGGAGCGCGCGTCCGAGCACTACTCGCCAGGTGTCAGCTGCCCACACTGCTGGGACACCCTGAGCGAGAAGACCCGGCGCAGCGCCATCGACCGGCAGAAGCAGATCGAGCTGGCCAAGGCCCGCAACCTGCCGCACCCGATCGGTTTCAACTACAAAGCCGAGGCTTGA
- a CDS encoding BolA family transcriptional regulator, with amino-acid sequence MTMQQRIEQQLGALAPQHLQVLDESHMHSRGQETHYKAVIVSEQFAGLNSVKRHQKVYATMGELMGEIHALAIHTYTAEEWAKVGVAPASPVCAGGGH; translated from the coding sequence ATGACCATGCAACAGCGCATTGAACAACAGCTGGGCGCCCTGGCGCCGCAGCACCTGCAGGTGCTCGACGAAAGTCACATGCACAGTCGTGGTCAGGAGACCCACTACAAGGCAGTGATCGTCAGCGAGCAGTTTGCCGGGTTGAACAGCGTCAAGCGCCACCAGAAGGTTTACGCCACCATGGGTGAGCTGATGGGCGAGATTCATGCCCTGGCGATTCATACCTATACCGCCGAAGAATGGGCCAAGGTCGGTGTGGCACCGGCTTCGCCAGTGTGCGCGGGCGGCGGGCACTGA
- a CDS encoding DUF2059 domain-containing protein has protein sequence MTRLRVLCAAVALACASGQVLAATASHNAAAEKFLTLANADKLGTPVYMQVQQMFAQRFAQTKAPAAKQPVLASYQAKANAALDSAIGWNKLKPKMVDLYTQTFTEQELKDLVKFYESPLGKKVLREMPKVTQQSAQLTQQSLEPAVPVVNKLLEDMTKELDPNAGKAAVPAKK, from the coding sequence ATGACCCGTCTCCGTGTCCTTTGTGCCGCCGTTGCCCTGGCTTGCGCCAGCGGCCAGGTACTCGCTGCCACCGCCAGCCACAACGCTGCTGCCGAGAAATTCCTGACCCTGGCCAACGCCGACAAGCTGGGCACTCCGGTGTACATGCAAGTGCAGCAGATGTTCGCGCAGCGCTTCGCCCAGACCAAGGCCCCGGCCGCCAAGCAGCCGGTGCTGGCAAGCTACCAGGCCAAGGCCAACGCCGCGCTGGACAGCGCCATCGGCTGGAACAAGCTGAAGCCGAAGATGGTCGACCTGTACACCCAGACCTTCACCGAGCAAGAGCTGAAAGACCTGGTCAAGTTCTACGAATCGCCGCTGGGCAAGAAAGTGCTGCGTGAAATGCCCAAGGTTACCCAGCAGTCGGCCCAGCTGACCCAGCAGAGCCTGGAGCCAGCGGTGCCGGTGGTGAACAAGCTGCTGGAAGACATGACCAAGGAACTGGACCCTAACGCTGGCAAGGCCGCCGTCCCTGCCAAGAAGTGA